The region AAAAATGATGTGATCCATATGGTGTTTAAGGATTAAAAGTGTGGTAAATGTTAATTGGTTTCCATAattccatctataataaacatttTCAAATATAAGTTATAAGCAAAACTGGATTGTGAGCTTGAGTACAAATTTGGTTATTTCGTGGGTTTAGACACATAAGTTATTGTACATAGCTAGTCAAAGAATTCAATTACCCACTCAAAACTTATCATCTCCATTTAATGGATAAAACCTATGTCACTGGAAATTCCCAAGCATATATCGCCATAATATAGCCTAAAAAATTACGAGGTTTGCTTTAAAAATAGCCTTGAACAAAGTTGTTCACAACTGATATGATCCATGACAAGCAATGTACGATCTTTTCCTCTTAGAACTTCAATAACAAGTCTATCGTATATATAGCAGTAAGAACATGTTTATTTGCATTACAATTTTCGGACttaaaaacaataactataatgcCCGAAATTGGCTaaagtaaaaaaataataatgaagCATAAACAgtgaaaaaaatacaaaattttgGGTCAAGAATGATGTATGTAGACCGTAGTTATAAAAAGAGAAAAGACATCAAACAATCCCATGCACTCGAACATGATAAGGTGGGCCCCGACAGACGATTGGTTCATCAAACGAAGTAGAACGTGCACGTGCCCTCAATATCTCATTAGGTTCATCTATTACTGCTGCAGCTAACAACGTGTATTCACCAGGTACCATAAAATAAAGAGAAAATGTATGTTTAATTTCTTTCAACGGAGGAATCTCCACCTTCACACCAATCAAAGTACCTAAAAAATTAATGTATAGTGTAAGATATATGTCGAGTTTTTTATATTAACTCTTCAAAAGAGTCTGTTTCACAGAGAATGGAAGACTCCAACATATACAGACAGTTACCTACCTGCCCATAGTACGGTAGGATTATTATAGCCTTCAATACAATTCTCACCTGCAACATCTCGACACGTAATACTAAGACTCATCTTTATACAATCTTTTGTGTTATTCCTAACAATAACTGCCATCCGACTCATCTCATTTGCAACAACACAATCTTGTTTCTCCTTCCTTTCATCAACCCTAAAACCAAAAGTCAAAGGATCCGGTAACAAAACATCCATAACCGATGTCTGAAGAGCCGCTTGTGTAGCATCCTTAATATGCAACTCCCCCGCACTATTCCTCCCCGATTGCCACCTCACCTTAATCTTCGAAATCAAATCCTTTATCGAAGCATTCAGTTCAGCTTTCGTCTTCACTCCCCCACCCCCATTGTTAATCAAAACAGATCCATCAAGAACAGGCAGCTTAAAATGCTCTAATGGAATAAGCACTCGAGAAGTGTAATCCCTATCTATTCTCGTTTTCGGATAACTAAATTCATTATTATTATCTTTATTgttgttactattattattactattattggtatttattcCATCCACCACAGAGACAATAACTTCAAACACAACATCAGTTGGGTTATACAGTTCAAATTCAAGAAACCTCAAACCCCAACTTCCTCTAAAAGGATCAATCTTCACAATTGAATCGGTAGAACAGATATTCTCAGAAACGCCACCAACATGAGCGGGAATCTCCATTGACAACAACCGAGCTTTCATGAACGAAAGCCCTTGCAAAACACAGATATTTAGCGGGGCAACAAGGCGGCGTCCAGGTGGCATGGGGTCTCCGGTGGGTCCCGCGTAATGAATCAACAAAACCGGGCTGCTTCCATCCACCTGTCTCTTATTAGCTGTATCAGGGTCTAACCCTAGTTGCCATGCTTTTAATGTCACTGGTATAATCACTTCAGCTCCAGGTTTTAATGGTAATGCAGATTTCAAAATTTCATATCCGATTGACACAACAGAATCTTGATTTTTCCCTGATAATGAGATGTTCGCTTGCTCCACTGGAACTGTTCCAGCATTAGCTAAACTCATCCAGAGCTCACGAATTTCACCTTCGTATAAAATCATGGCGCTATCACCACCAACCACGTGTGAAACTAACAATGGAAGTCTGGGAACTACTGTAATGTTGGGAACAGTTATATTCCTCTGCTTTGCAGACCCACAGCAACGAAAAGGGTCGGAAAAAACGAGCCCTTGAGATGCTCCGAGGAGTAAATTGTCTACATCTTTGAAGAAATGTTCTGTAAGAACACCAAAACAATGGACGATGCATCCGGGGATACTCACTATCCCTTCTTTAGTTGGGACTCCTGATAAACTAAGAACTTTGGAAGAACTTGAAGGTAGGGTTACACTCACAGGAAACGCATCGAAATTTGCAGAGTGAACTGAGAGATAGATGCTATTCACTATCAAATCAAACCCGCAAGGGTTTGCCAATTCCACCAACACCTGAACTGGTTCCCCGATTACCCAAATTAGATCATGCTTACTGTTCGAAACTGCATCGCGTTTGCTAAATGGTGTGTAGATAAAAGGTCCCGAAGGAGCTGACCCCGCCCACCAATCTTCTCGTTTTGGATTGCGTTTTATTATGTCCATCTGTGAGAAATGGAGTGGAAACGAATGCAACCTGGGAATTGGAATCGGAATCGGAATTGTATTTAGTCGTTGATTTAGAGTGGTGATTTGTGTAATTGGGCGTACCTTATGAAGGGCAAAGCGGGATCGGAGCAATGAGTGCCGGAAGGAAGGCGGTCGGCGGAATTGATTAGGGCGTTTGCGAGGCGGTTTTGGCCGGGCGGCGTGATTAAAGGGTAGTAAGATCGTATTAAACGGGCGGCTGCACTCCATGCAGCAAGAGGATCGCCGGCGCGAACGGCGGATAAAAGTATCTCCTTTAGTACAACCATCTGCAATGTGCTCCATTGAGACTCGAATAAAGATACCACCAAATGATGATTCATCTTTCCACCATCAACAAGATATTGACCGGTTTCCTTGCATAATGTAAAGACAAAAAGTAAGAAGAGAAAATTGGGAGGGATTCAATTTGATGCATGAATGAAGAATCTGGAATGTTTTATGTTTACTAACACACATTGGAAATGGAAGCTCTGCTTTGAACACGATAAGCTTTTGTGGTGAGTGCCAATACTTGTAAAGCACTTGAAGCAGCTAAATTGCTTTcttgttgcatgtataattgaGCCACTTGTCTGGAGAAAAAGGCAGCTTTTCTATGGTACCCAAGAGTTCCAAATAAACGAGCTATTTCGATGTATAAAATTAGTCTATCACTTGTATCAATCAATGATTTGGCTCCATCTGTTGCAGTAGTCAACAGCTCCACCACCTCCTTCACTAGCTCTGGTCTACAGAGATATCTTGCCAGTTTCAAAGTAGCTTCAAGTTCAAAGCTCAGAGGAGAAACTCTGCAAAAATGTTACATGACATTAAAGCAGATACATATTTAAGAATGTTACAACAGTGAAGAATGAGAATTTACCTCTGAGCATTTTCTGATATAAATGACTTGCGATAATGAGTGATGACACCATTGTAGCGAAACTTGACCTCTTCCACTAAAGCTGCATCCTTCTCCCCTGTTTTACTCATCTTATAGCAAATAATGTATGAATCAACAAAAGGTTTTGTATGTTTGATTAATGATGATTGAATGTGGTTGCTTACCAGAAAGGCACAAACACCACCTTCCAATGCCCCAGCATACCAAAAATAATCCCCAATTGTTCTTGCAAGTTCTAGAGCATCAGAATAATGGGCATTGGCATCAACAGGTGATCCAGCTAGTAGACAGTAATCCCCTATGGTTTTATGGGCTCGGGCATCTCTCCTTTTTCTGGCTTTCATCGCCTGAAAAAATTGCTGATCAAGTTGGTTAAGTTGCAGGTCTAAAAGAGGTACTCAATTAGATTAATCAATGTAAGAAAGGTGGAGGAGGAAGGGGGAAATTATGACTATGACACCTAAAACATAAACCTCCTCTGCGCTGAGACTGGCTTGAGAATCTAAAGGAGTCTTGAGAAGGGTCCCGCTCGATTTTGCTGCAACCACCCACTTCTCAAATTCCATCAGAAGTGAAGCAGCCATGTCTTGCATCATTGTTTGCAGATGAAATTCCTGTGTTCGTTGATCAGCAGGAGGAAATAACACCAGCTTATTGCTTTTTTTACTTTCATCCTCTAACTGCAATAATAGATGATGATATGATAAAGGAAACCGGTTAGGTTGATATTCATGTTGCTCACATCCCtaggttttgaaatttgaattctaCATTGTAATGATATATGATATTTCAATAAAATTGATCGACGGAAGTGCTCtaaaactttgaaaataagattAAAACCTGAGAATCACAAGGAGAAAAAGCGAAACAGCGCTGAATAAGAGAAGAGGAGTATCCTTTACACGCCGCAAGGAATTGCGCGAGTACACTGCCCAGATCAGGAGAAGAGGGACAATGACAGATTCCAATAACACCATGAATTTTCCGATAGGGTTGGAAATCCTCCCACGGACTCGGCGGAGATCCACCGATGACGTATTTGAAACGGAGGTTGCCGGAATACCAGGGCTGTTGCGAGAAGGGTGATTTTTCGTGTACGGTGTAGAAGGAACTGATCGCGGAGAGTTCGATATTGTGGTGGCGACCGAGCATTGCAACGTAGTCTCGGAATTGGTGTGAGTGGATAGTTCCGATTGGGATGACAGCTATCCGGATCATGGAACTGGTTTCGATGCTGACGTCCGGCTCCATTGTTTCGCCGCCGACGAGAAGAACGACGATCAATGGAAAGGGTGACAAAGTTTGGTTAAAATCGAATTTACTACAGTTAGAAATTTGAGAAAAGTTTTTATGTGCAATTTACCCAATAATTAATGCCTAAAATGTTCTTAAATTCATAtcgatagtttttttttttttttagaattttaaaacaaataaaatataggGATTTTGGttcataataaattaattaatgaaatgTGTTTTTATTCTATAAAATGGAAAAACTTATTTTAATCAATATCAATATAAATGTGGATTGGAGTTCTAACTAAG is a window of Lactuca sativa cultivar Salinas chromosome 1, Lsat_Salinas_v11, whole genome shotgun sequence DNA encoding:
- the LOC111909930 gene encoding trafficking protein particle complex II-specific subunit 120 homolog isoform X5, with the translated sequence MKARKRRDARAHKTIGDYCLLAGSPVDANAHYSDALELARTIGDYFWYAGALEGGVCAFLVSNHIQSSLIKHTKPFVDSYIICYKMSKTGEKDAALVEEVKFRYNGVITHYRKSFISENAQRVSPLSFELEATLKLARYLCRPELVKEVVELLTTATDGAKSLIDTSDRLILYIEIARLFGTLGYHRKAAFFSRQVAQLYMQQESNLAASSALQVLALTTKAYRVQSRASISNETGQYLVDGGKMNHHLVVSLFESQWSTLQMVVLKEILLSAVRAGDPLAAWSAAARLIRSYYPLITPPGQNRLANALINSADRLPSGTHCSDPALPFIRLHSFPLHFSQMDIIKRNPKREDWWAGSAPSGPFIYTPFSKRDAVSNSKHDLIWVIGEPVQVLVELANPCGFDLIVNSIYLSVHSANFDAFPVSVTLPSSSSKVLSLSGVPTKEGIVSIPGCIVHCFGVLTEHFFKDVDNLLLGASQGLVFSDPFRCCGSAKQRNITVPNITVVPRLPLLVSHVVGGDSAMILYEGEIRELWMSLANAGTVPVEQANISLSGKNQDSVVSIGYEILKSALPLKPGAEVIIPVTLKAWQLGLDPDTANKRQVDGSSPVLLIHYAGPTGDPMPPGRRLVAPLNICVLQGLSFMKARLLSMEIPAHVGGVSENICSTDSIVKIDPFRGSWGLRFLEFELYNPTDVVFEVIVSVVDGINTNNSNNNSNNNKDNNNEFSYPKTRIDRDYTSRVLIPLEHFKLPVLDGSVLINNGGGGVKTKAELNASIKDLISKIKVRWQSGRNSAGELHIKDATQAALQTSVMDVLLPDPLTFGFRVDERKEKQDCVVANEMSRMAVIVRNNTKDCIKMSLSITCRDVAGENCIEGYNNPTVLWAGTLIGVKVEIPPLKEIKHTFSLYFMVPGEYTLLAAAVIDEPNEILRARARSTSFDEPIVCRGPPYHVRVHGIV
- the LOC111909930 gene encoding trafficking protein particle complex II-specific subunit 120 homolog isoform X2 — its product is MEPDVSIETSSMIRIAVIPIGTIHSHQFRDYVAMLGRHHNIELSAISSFYTVHEKSPFSQQPWYSGNLRFKYVIGGSPPSPWEDFQPYRKIHGVIGICHCPSSPDLGSVLAQFLAACKGYSSSLIQRCFAFSPCDSQLEDESKKSNKLVLFPPADQRTQEFHLQTMMQDMAASLLMEFEKWVVAAKSSGTLLKTPLDSQASLSAEEAMKARKRRDARAHKTIGDYCLLAGSPVDANAHYSDALELARTIGDYFWYAGALEGGVCAFLVSNHIQSSLIKHTKPFVDSYIICYKMSKTGEKDAALVEEVKFRYNGVITHYRKSFISENAQRVSPLSFELEATLKLARYLCRPELVKEVVELLTTATDGAKSLIDTSDRLILYIEIARLFGTLGYHRKAAFFSRQVAQLYMQQESNLAASSALQVLALTTKAYRVQSRASISNETGQYLVDGGKMNHHLVVSLFESQWSTLQMVVLKEILLSAVRAGDPLAAWSAAARLIRSYYPLITPPGQNRLANALINSADRLPSGTHCSDPALPFIRLHSFPLHFSQMDIIKRNPKREDWWAGSAPSGPFIYTPFSKRDAVSNSKHDLIWVIGEPVQVLVELANPCGFDLIVNSIYLSVHSANFDAFPVSVTLPSSSSKVLSLSGVPTKEGIVSIPGCIVHCFGVLTEHFFKDVDNLLLGASQGLVFSDPFRCCGSAKQRNITVPNITVVPRLPLLVSHVVGGDSAMILYEGEIRELWMSLANAGTVPVEQANISLSGKNQDSVVSIGYEILKSALPLKPGAEVIIPVTLKAWQLGLDPDTANKRQVDGSSPVLLIHYAGPTGDPMPPGRRLVAPLNICVLQGLSFMKARLLSMEIPAHVGGVSENICSTDSIVKIDPFRGSWGLRFLEFELYNPTDVVFEVIVSVVDGINTNNSNNNSNNNKDNNNEFSYPKTRIDRDYTSRVLIPLEHFKLPVLDGSVLINNGGGGVKTKAELNASIKDLISKIKVRWQSGRNSAGELHIKDATQAALQTSVMDVLLPDPLTFGFRVDERKEKQDCVVANEMSRMAVIVRNNTKDCIKMSLSITCRDVAGENCIEGYNNPTVLWAGTLIGVKVEIPPLKEIKHTFSLYFMVPGEYTLLAAAVIDEPNEILRARARSTSFDEPIVCRGPPYHVRVHGIV
- the LOC111909930 gene encoding trafficking protein particle complex II-specific subunit 120 homolog isoform X3, which produces MEPDVSIETSSMIRIAVIPIGTIHSHQFRDYVAMLGRHHNIELSAISSFYTVHEKSPFSQQPWYSGNLRFKYVIGGSPPSPWEDFQPYRKIHGVIGICHCPSSPDLGSVLAQFLAACKGYSSSLIQRCFAFSPCDSQLEDESKKSNKLVLFPPADQRTQEFHLQTMMQDMAASLLMEFEKWVVAAKSSGTLLKTPLDSQASLSAEEQFFQAMKARKRRDARAHKTIGDYCLLAGSPVDANAHYSDALELARTIGDYFWYAGALEGGVCAFLMSKTGEKDAALVEEVKFRYNGVITHYRKSFISENAQRVSPLSFELEATLKLARYLCRPELVKEVVELLTTATDGAKSLIDTSDRLILYIEIARLFGTLGYHRKAAFFSRQVAQLYMQQESNLAASSALQVLALTTKAYRVQSRASISNETGQYLVDGGKMNHHLVVSLFESQWSTLQMVVLKEILLSAVRAGDPLAAWSAAARLIRSYYPLITPPGQNRLANALINSADRLPSGTHCSDPALPFIRLHSFPLHFSQMDIIKRNPKREDWWAGSAPSGPFIYTPFSKRDAVSNSKHDLIWVIGEPVQVLVELANPCGFDLIVNSIYLSVHSANFDAFPVSVTLPSSSSKVLSLSGVPTKEGIVSIPGCIVHCFGVLTEHFFKDVDNLLLGASQGLVFSDPFRCCGSAKQRNITVPNITVVPRLPLLVSHVVGGDSAMILYEGEIRELWMSLANAGTVPVEQANISLSGKNQDSVVSIGYEILKSALPLKPGAEVIIPVTLKAWQLGLDPDTANKRQVDGSSPVLLIHYAGPTGDPMPPGRRLVAPLNICVLQGLSFMKARLLSMEIPAHVGGVSENICSTDSIVKIDPFRGSWGLRFLEFELYNPTDVVFEVIVSVVDGINTNNSNNNSNNNKDNNNEFSYPKTRIDRDYTSRVLIPLEHFKLPVLDGSVLINNGGGGVKTKAELNASIKDLISKIKVRWQSGRNSAGELHIKDATQAALQTSVMDVLLPDPLTFGFRVDERKEKQDCVVANEMSRMAVIVRNNTKDCIKMSLSITCRDVAGENCIEGYNNPTVLWAGTLIGVKVEIPPLKEIKHTFSLYFMVPGEYTLLAAAVIDEPNEILRARARSTSFDEPIVCRGPPYHVRVHGIV
- the LOC111909930 gene encoding trafficking protein particle complex II-specific subunit 120 homolog isoform X4, whose protein sequence is MEPDVSIETSSMIRIAVIPIGTIHSHQFRDYVAMLGRHHNIELSAISSFYTVHEKSPFSQQPWYSGNLRFKYVIGGSPPSPWEDFQPYRKIHGVIGICHCPSSPDLGSVLAQFLAACKGYSSSLIQRCFAFSPCDSQLEDESKKSNKLVLFPPADQRTQEFHLQTMMQDMAASLLMEFEKWVVAAKSSGTLLKTPLDSQASLSAEEAMKARKRRDARAHKTIGDYCLLAGSPVDANAHYSDALELARTIGDYFWYAGALEGGVCAFLMSKTGEKDAALVEEVKFRYNGVITHYRKSFISENAQRVSPLSFELEATLKLARYLCRPELVKEVVELLTTATDGAKSLIDTSDRLILYIEIARLFGTLGYHRKAAFFSRQVAQLYMQQESNLAASSALQVLALTTKAYRVQSRASISNETGQYLVDGGKMNHHLVVSLFESQWSTLQMVVLKEILLSAVRAGDPLAAWSAAARLIRSYYPLITPPGQNRLANALINSADRLPSGTHCSDPALPFIRLHSFPLHFSQMDIIKRNPKREDWWAGSAPSGPFIYTPFSKRDAVSNSKHDLIWVIGEPVQVLVELANPCGFDLIVNSIYLSVHSANFDAFPVSVTLPSSSSKVLSLSGVPTKEGIVSIPGCIVHCFGVLTEHFFKDVDNLLLGASQGLVFSDPFRCCGSAKQRNITVPNITVVPRLPLLVSHVVGGDSAMILYEGEIRELWMSLANAGTVPVEQANISLSGKNQDSVVSIGYEILKSALPLKPGAEVIIPVTLKAWQLGLDPDTANKRQVDGSSPVLLIHYAGPTGDPMPPGRRLVAPLNICVLQGLSFMKARLLSMEIPAHVGGVSENICSTDSIVKIDPFRGSWGLRFLEFELYNPTDVVFEVIVSVVDGINTNNSNNNSNNNKDNNNEFSYPKTRIDRDYTSRVLIPLEHFKLPVLDGSVLINNGGGGVKTKAELNASIKDLISKIKVRWQSGRNSAGELHIKDATQAALQTSVMDVLLPDPLTFGFRVDERKEKQDCVVANEMSRMAVIVRNNTKDCIKMSLSITCRDVAGENCIEGYNNPTVLWAGTLIGVKVEIPPLKEIKHTFSLYFMVPGEYTLLAAAVIDEPNEILRARARSTSFDEPIVCRGPPYHVRVHGIV
- the LOC111909930 gene encoding trafficking protein particle complex II-specific subunit 120 homolog isoform X1; translation: MEPDVSIETSSMIRIAVIPIGTIHSHQFRDYVAMLGRHHNIELSAISSFYTVHEKSPFSQQPWYSGNLRFKYVIGGSPPSPWEDFQPYRKIHGVIGICHCPSSPDLGSVLAQFLAACKGYSSSLIQRCFAFSPCDSQLEDESKKSNKLVLFPPADQRTQEFHLQTMMQDMAASLLMEFEKWVVAAKSSGTLLKTPLDSQASLSAEEQFFQAMKARKRRDARAHKTIGDYCLLAGSPVDANAHYSDALELARTIGDYFWYAGALEGGVCAFLVSNHIQSSLIKHTKPFVDSYIICYKMSKTGEKDAALVEEVKFRYNGVITHYRKSFISENAQRVSPLSFELEATLKLARYLCRPELVKEVVELLTTATDGAKSLIDTSDRLILYIEIARLFGTLGYHRKAAFFSRQVAQLYMQQESNLAASSALQVLALTTKAYRVQSRASISNETGQYLVDGGKMNHHLVVSLFESQWSTLQMVVLKEILLSAVRAGDPLAAWSAAARLIRSYYPLITPPGQNRLANALINSADRLPSGTHCSDPALPFIRLHSFPLHFSQMDIIKRNPKREDWWAGSAPSGPFIYTPFSKRDAVSNSKHDLIWVIGEPVQVLVELANPCGFDLIVNSIYLSVHSANFDAFPVSVTLPSSSSKVLSLSGVPTKEGIVSIPGCIVHCFGVLTEHFFKDVDNLLLGASQGLVFSDPFRCCGSAKQRNITVPNITVVPRLPLLVSHVVGGDSAMILYEGEIRELWMSLANAGTVPVEQANISLSGKNQDSVVSIGYEILKSALPLKPGAEVIIPVTLKAWQLGLDPDTANKRQVDGSSPVLLIHYAGPTGDPMPPGRRLVAPLNICVLQGLSFMKARLLSMEIPAHVGGVSENICSTDSIVKIDPFRGSWGLRFLEFELYNPTDVVFEVIVSVVDGINTNNSNNNSNNNKDNNNEFSYPKTRIDRDYTSRVLIPLEHFKLPVLDGSVLINNGGGGVKTKAELNASIKDLISKIKVRWQSGRNSAGELHIKDATQAALQTSVMDVLLPDPLTFGFRVDERKEKQDCVVANEMSRMAVIVRNNTKDCIKMSLSITCRDVAGENCIEGYNNPTVLWAGTLIGVKVEIPPLKEIKHTFSLYFMVPGEYTLLAAAVIDEPNEILRARARSTSFDEPIVCRGPPYHVRVHGIV